The DNA sequence ACATTTCCTGTAATTGGAATGGAGCCTGCGGTGAAACTCGCTGTAGATCTGAAGCCGAAAGGTAAGATTATTGTTATGGCAACACCTCTCACGCTAAAGAGTAAAAAATTTAATGAATTGATCTCTCATTATACACATCTTGCAGAAATTATTCTGATGCCTTGTGCAGGACTGGTAGAAATTATTGAGCAAGATTATTCTGATAGAAGGAAGATTGAAAATTATCTCGCAAACCTGTTTTTATCAAGAGAAAAAAAGGATATTTCGGTTGTTGTCCTCGGTTGTACTCACTATATTCTGATAAAAGAGGAAATTATGAAAATATTAGGAGGTGAAATTCATGTTATAGACGGAAATTATGGAACAGCAAAACAGTTAAGGACCGTTCTCCAAAATGAGTGTCTGCTTAAAAATACCGTTATAGAAAAACCTTGTCTCCCTTTAAAAGCACAGGTGAAGTTTTATATATCTGGGAATGGAAATGGAGTAGAAGCAAGGTGTAAACAATTATTGCAACAGGAAGGAATTATCTGTGAATAAAAATTTTTTATTGGAATAAAGGAGAAAATCACATGTCAACAATAGATAATTTAAAAAATGCTTTTGCAGGTGAATCACAGGCCAACAGGAAATACTTAGCTTTTGCAAAAAAAGCGGATGCAGAGGGTTTCAAACAAGTAGCAAAGCTCTTTCGTGCAGCAGCTGAGGCTGAAACAGTACACGCCCATAATCATCTGCGAGTGCTTGGGGGTATCCGCAGCACAAAGGAAAATATCCAGGAGGCAATTGGAGGAGAAACGCATGAGTTTACAACTATGTATCCCCAGATGATTGAAGAGGCAAAAAAAGAAGGAAATAAACAAGCCTTACAGAGTTTTGAATTTGCCAACAAGGTAGAAAAAATCCATGCAGATCTTTATCAAAAAGCCTTAAATAATTTGGGCAAGAATGAGGCCGTAGATTACTATGTCTGTCAGGTCTGTGGCGACACGGTTGAAAAGGATGCACCGGATAAATGCCGTATCTGTGGAGCACCTAAGGATAAATTTACAAAAATCAGTTAAATTACTTTACCTTGTTTTAAGCATTATTCAAACATCAGAAATGAATTTCTATACATAGCCGTAGGGCGAAGATACTCTTCGCCCTAGTGCGCCTGAGGGTGTGCGCTGCCAGGGAGGTGAGAGACCTCTTCAGGGAAAAACGCTTTCTGTCCTGTAACCGACCCCAACTGCGTCCCTGTCAATCCCGATGGGGAAGCCACTGACCGGAGAGCCGTATGCGGGAGATCTGCCTGTACGGTTCAGAGGGAGGGGAGACGGAAGTCTTCCCTATCAAATACTCTGTAAACAAAAACCTTTCATGTTATGTAGTAAAGACGAATAATTTTTCATATCCAAGATCGAATAAAGTATGCTATAATACTTTATCTCTTTCCCCAATTAAACGTTTAGGAATTTCAAATAGTAACCGCTTACTGCGACTGTTTTTCCCAAAACTTTGCCTGCTTCCCTCTACTTCTGCCCGTTCCCAAATACTTCCCTATTTGCCGTACAGAGGAGATTGTACACAAAAGGAATTCTCGTTGTTATTATGCCTATCCGAATATAAGTAGGAGACTTTTAATTCTTTGCTATTTCTTCCTTCTTTGCCTGACGACGTCTAAGATATTCAAGAACCGCAGGTATCAGTGAAACAATGATAAGTGCAATAATCATAAGACTGAAATGTTGTTTAATAAAATGTATATTACCAAGAAAATAACCTGCATAAATAAACATAGGCACCCAAAAAACAGCCCCCAGGATGTTGTAGAGGGCAAAACGGAGATATGGCATACGCCCAATACCTGCAATGAAGGGTGCGAAGGTACGAATAATAGGTATAAATCGAGCAATAACAATCGTTTTACCGCCATGCTTTTCAAAGAATCGGTAGGTTCGCTCAAGATATTCAGGGTTAAAAAACAAAGATTTCTGTTTTCTAAATATTTTAGGGCCGATATAGTAACCAATCCAGTAGTTTACCGTATCGCCAAGGATCGCTGCAACAGCCAAAATCGCAATAAGCGCATATACATGCAAAGCCCCTGTAGCGGCTATTGCACCAGCAGCAAATAAGAGAGAATCTCCGGGTAAAAAGGGTGTAGCAACAAACCCAGTTTCTGCAAATACAATCAAAAACAAGAGTACATGCACCCAGATGCCGTACGTAGTAACTAATTCATATAAGTGCTTATCTAAATGTAAAACGAAATGTATGAGATATTCTAACCACTCCATTACACTCTTCCTTTCATTGAAATTAAAGCGATAGATTCTTTTAAAAAATGATTGAGAAAAGGGGAAAATAAGGGAATTAAAGTTTTATGATATAATATCGTAACCAAATATAAACATTTGACAAAACAATCATTTCAATCGTCAGGGGTATTGCATAGATAAGGTATCTTTTGAATGATATAGGATAGCCTGCCCTTTCTGCAAGACTTAGGGTAACAATATTCGCAGAAGCGCCGATAGGCGTTGCATTCCCTCCAAGGCAAGTTCCAAGCGCTAAAGACCACCATATGGGCATCAGTGTTGGATGTTGGACGACGGATGTAAAATCTAACCCTTTCGGCACTATTGAATGTGCCATATCAGTAACAAGGGGAATTATGCTGGCGATTAAAATGGTATTTTCAACAATGGTTGAGGAAAGAGCGGAAAACCATAAGATTACCATTGCAATGGGAAACATGCTTTCTGCATCTGGTTTTATGAATGAGACCATACCTTCTGAAAGCTTAGAAATCAGTCCAACTTTAATAACACCACCCACAACAATAAAAAGACCGATAAAGTATAAAAGGGTTGACCATTCTAATTCTCTTAAGATATTATGTGATTTTTCCCTTGATATAATAAGCAAAAAGGCGGCTCCTAAAATAGCAATGGTTGCAGGTTCAAGATGAAGTTTATCATGAAAAATAAACCCTGGAATGACTAACCCTAATATACAGAGAGACTTTATTAACAAGCCATGATCTTTAATCATCTTATATTCATTTATGGCCAGTATCTTTTGTCTTGTCTCTTCTTTGACCTGAAACCTCTTGCCAAAGAGGAGTTTTAAGGTCAGCAAAAAGAAGAAAAACACAAAGAGAATTGCGGGTGTTAAATTATAGATAAAGTCCATAAAGGTTAATTGTATTTTGCTGGCTATCAGAATATTGGGTGGGCCACCAATAAGTGTGGCTGTACCACCGAGGCTAGAGGCCATAATTTCTGATAAGAGAAACGGGAAAGGATCCAACTTCAGCTCATCTGCAATAAATAAGGAGACGGGGACAAGAATCAGAACAGTGGTTAGATTATTAAGAAAAGTAGAAAAAAGCGCCGTAATACTGGTGAAAAGGATAAGGATCCATAAAGGCCTTCCTTTGGCAAGTTTTGCAGATTTTATTGCCAGAAATTGAAATACACCTGTTTTACTCAGGATATTAACAATAATCATCATGCTGATAAGGAGAAATACAACGTTATAATCAATAGCGTATTTTTCTTCATAGAAGGCCTCACGTTGTGTAATTATTCTGAGCGCCATCATCAGGCCAGCGCCAACTAATGCAACCTTTGTTTTATCGAGCTTTTCAGAAATAATTAATCCGTAAGATACAGCAAAAATACCGGTAGCAATCCAAAAAAACATAGGGAGTTCCTTATAGAGGTGAGCTATACTGACCCTTTTGCAAGGATATTCATAATATGCCTTATCAAATTTATAAGATGCACGATTCCAACAACTTTACTATCTCTTACTACAGGGAGGTTATGGATCTTATTAACAACCATGAGGGCGGCAGCTTTAGTTACGGTATCATCTTCATGCACCGATAAAACTGTTTTTGTCATTATTTCTGTAATAGTTAAATTTCTGTTTTCTATACATTTTTTTTCAAGATAACTCTCATCCATCGCAGAGATAAGAAATTCATCAAAAGTTATATACTTGGGAATAAGTACTTTTATAATGTCTGCTTCTGTTATGATCCCTGCGAGTCTATCTTCCTTATCAACTACAAAGATAACACGATATTTGACCTCATTCAGCATCCTGATAAGACACTCAAAGGTATCTGAGGTCCGAATAAGATTTGGAGATGCATCCATAATATCTTTTACTCTCATAATCTTATATTCCTCATGTTTGATACGGATTATTTTTCGTAACAACAGGAAACAATAGTTTTATGATAACTATTCAAAATACGATGCAAAACCGGGGATAGGGGCAAACCTTGTGTTCACCCTGGTTATGGAAAGACGTACAGATTCTGGATTTGCACAAAGAGTGGGTGAACACAAGGTTCGCCCCTACTATAATCCAAAATTCAACAGTATTTTGAGTGACTACGTTTTATAAATTTGAGTCATTATAATAGAATGCCTTATAGGTGTCAATGCAGAGAAGTTAATGATCTATAGTATGGGTTAGAAAATTTATCATCTTTTTAATTATCAATAATTAAGGCACATCTCTAAATAACTTAAAGCGAAACACTCCTGGTTATTGTTCTCTTACTCTGTAGTTACAGAGACCATAGGTAGGGGCTTTAGCCTTGCCAGGCAACCTTTAGTTTTTTGGAATAACCCCATAGGGGTGAAATGTTTATAGAAACATGTGATATACAAAATCTTAGCTCCATCGGAGCGGTATGTGACCTTAACACAGAAACACCATGCCGCTTCGATGGAGCTTGATTGTGGCAGAATGATTTGTCTATAAACATTTCACCCTCAACGGAGTTGTCACGGTTTTTTTCAAAAAACTACCATGTTACCATAATTCTGATAAAGTTTTCTGTCTATAATAACAGACTCTTAGCTATACGAGATGCTTTTAACAACGTATTATTTGTCTGTAAGAGGCTTACA is a window from the Candidatus Jettenia sp. genome containing:
- the murI gene encoding glutamate racemase; translated protein: MKNSKVKLPIGVFDSGIGGISVLAEILKLLSHEEFIYFADTLHSPYGIKPENIVQSLSIKAAEFLSLLGIKSLVIACNTATSAAISNIRKMHTFPVIGMEPAVKLAVDLKPKGKIIVMATPLTLKSKKFNELISHYTHLAEIILMPCAGLVEIIEQDYSDRRKIENYLANLFLSREKKDISVVVLGCTHYILIKEEIMKILGGEIHVIDGNYGTAKQLRTVLQNECLLKNTVIEKPCLPLKAQVKFYISGNGNGVEARCKQLLQQEGIICE
- a CDS encoding rubrerythrin family protein; this translates as MSTIDNLKNAFAGESQANRKYLAFAKKADAEGFKQVAKLFRAAAEAETVHAHNHLRVLGGIRSTKENIQEAIGGETHEFTTMYPQMIEEAKKEGNKQALQSFEFANKVEKIHADLYQKALNNLGKNEAVDYYVCQVCGDTVEKDAPDKCRICGAPKDKFTKIS
- a CDS encoding DedA family protein, whose translation is MEWLEYLIHFVLHLDKHLYELVTTYGIWVHVLLFLIVFAETGFVATPFLPGDSLLFAAGAIAATGALHVYALIAILAVAAILGDTVNYWIGYYIGPKIFRKQKSLFFNPEYLERTYRFFEKHGGKTIVIARFIPIIRTFAPFIAGIGRMPYLRFALYNILGAVFWVPMFIYAGYFLGNIHFIKQHFSLMIIALIIVSLIPAVLEYLRRRQAKKEEIAKN
- a CDS encoding ArsB/NhaD family transporter, translated to MFFWIATGIFAVSYGLIISEKLDKTKVALVGAGLMMALRIITQREAFYEEKYAIDYNVVFLLISMMIIVNILSKTGVFQFLAIKSAKLAKGRPLWILILFTSITALFSTFLNNLTTVLILVPVSLFIADELKLDPFPFLLSEIMASSLGGTATLIGGPPNILIASKIQLTFMDFIYNLTPAILFVFFFFLLTLKLLFGKRFQVKEETRQKILAINEYKMIKDHGLLIKSLCILGLVIPGFIFHDKLHLEPATIAILGAAFLLIISREKSHNILRELEWSTLLYFIGLFIVVGGVIKVGLISKLSEGMVSFIKPDAESMFPIAMVILWFSALSSTIVENTILIASIIPLVTDMAHSIVPKGLDFTSVVQHPTLMPIWWSLALGTCLGGNATPIGASANIVTLSLAERAGYPISFKRYLIYAIPLTIEMIVLSNVYIWLRYYIIKL
- a CDS encoding CBS domain-containing protein, which produces MRVKDIMDASPNLIRTSDTFECLIRMLNEVKYRVIFVVDKEDRLAGIITEADIIKVLIPKYITFDEFLISAMDESYLEKKCIENRNLTITEIMTKTVLSVHEDDTVTKAAALMVVNKIHNLPVVRDSKVVGIVHLINLIRHIMNILAKGSV